The following nucleotide sequence is from bacterium.
TGATGCGCTGCGCGCCGGTGGCGCTCCGCTGGCGGGCCGACGGCGCGGCGCTGATCCGCGAGAGCCAGAACTCGTCGCTCGTGACGCACCACGACCCGCGCTGCGTCTGGAGCTGCGTCGCCTTCAACGCCGGGCTCGCCGCGGCGGTGAACGGCGTCGAGCTCGACTGGGGGCAGTTGGCGCGGCTGCTCGAGGAGGCCGGCGCGCCGCGCGAGGTCGCGGAGATCGTGGGCCGGCCGCGCCGCGGCGGCGTCGGCTCGCTGCACCTCGACAAGGACGGGATCGGCTTCACGATCAAGGCGCTCGACGTCGCGGTCCACGCGCTGCGGCGCGCCCCCGACTTCGAGGAGACGCTGATCGAGATCGTCGCCGCGGGCGGCGACACCGACACCAACGGGGCGATCGCGGGGGCCGCCCTGGGCGCGCGGTTCGGCGCCGACGCGGTGCCGCGGCGCTGGCTGGAACGGATCCGCGACATCGACCGCGTGCAGGCGGCCGCGGACGCGCTCTTCGACGCCGGCGTTCCGGCGTAGCGCCGGTCGGCGCCGCCTTCCGCGCGCTTCGTCGACCTTCGGCCGGCGCTTCGCGGAACGCGGGCGCGGCGTCGTTTCAGCGCGTCTTGGCGCGGGCCAGTTCGTCTTCGACGAGCGCGGACAGCTCGTCCACGGTCGCGGCGCCGGCGACGCGGCGGCCGTTCACGTAGAAGGTCGGCGGGCCCGCGGCGCCCGCGCGGGCCGCCGCCTCGGCGTCTGCGCGCAACTCGTCGGCGGTTTCGTTCTTGTCGAGGCAGGCGGCGAAGCGCTTCTCGTCGAGCCCCAGTTCCTTGGCGTAGCCGCGCAGCGCGGCGTCGTCGAGCGCGCCCGAGCCGGCGGCGAAGACGCGGTCCCGGTAGACGCCGTACTTCCCTTGCCGATGCGCGCAGCGCGCCGCGGCGGCGGCCCGCGCGGCGTCGGCGTGGTGCTCCGCCGGCAGCTCGCGCCAGACCGCGCGCAGGCGGTCGCCGTAGATCGCGCGCAACCGCTTCAGCGCGGCGTAGGCGTCCTGCGAGATCGGCCCTTGGAAGTCGTTGAAGAGGACGACGACCACCGGCGCGCCGGCGGGGCCGTCGGCCGGCGCGGCGGTCGAATCGACGCTCCAGCGCTGTTCGTCGAGCAGGATCTTGACGTCGGCCTTGGCGCGCAGCTCGCGGCGCACGGCGGCCTCGGCGTCGCGCCGGCGCTCCGAGGCGAGCCGCTCGAGGATCATCGTCCGCACCGCCTCGAACGCCTGTCCGCCGTACTCGGCGCGGCGCCGCTCGTAGTCCTGCGTCGCCTCGGCGTCGGTCGGCGCCTTCACGCGTCCCTCGACCTCGGCGGCGAGGTAGGCGCCGGGGGCGAGCCCGCTCTTGGCCGCGGCCTTGGCGAGGAGCGCGCGGTCGATCAGCCGGGCCAGCGCGTCGCGCATCAGCGCGCGGCGCTGCTCGTCGATCCTGGCGAGGGCCGGCGCGGCTTCCTGCTCGACGTCGGCGATCGAGAGGGTCGCGCCGTCCACGACCGCCGCCGCGGGGGACGCGGGCTGCGTCGAGGCCGCCGGCTGCGTCGGCGG
It contains:
- a CDS encoding ADP-ribosylglycohydrolase family protein, with the translated sequence MRCAPVALRWRADGAALIRESQNSSLVTHHDPRCVWSCVAFNAGLAAAVNGVELDWGQLARLLEEAGAPREVAEIVGRPRRGGVGSLHLDKDGIGFTIKALDVAVHALRRAPDFEETLIEIVAAGGDTDTNGAIAGAALGARFGADAVPRRWLERIRDIDRVQAAADALFDAGVPA
- a CDS encoding thioredoxin domain-containing protein; amino-acid sequence: MVRKAVVVSAIALCALSSAYAAVQQPPTQPAASTQPASPAAAVVDGATLSIADVEQEAAPALARIDEQRRALMRDALARLIDRALLAKAAAKSGLAPGAYLAAEVEGRVKAPTDAEATQDYERRRAEYGGQAFEAVRTMILERLASERRRDAEAAVRRELRAKADVKILLDEQRWSVDSTAAPADGPAGAPVVVVLFNDFQGPISQDAYAALKRLRAIYGDRLRAVWRELPAEHHADAARAAAAARCAHRQGKYGVYRDRVFAAGSGALDDAALRGYAKELGLDEKRFAACLDKNETADELRADAEAAARAGAAGPPTFYVNGRRVAGAATVDELSALVEDELARAKTR